The Fervidibacillus albus genome contains a region encoding:
- the yidC gene encoding membrane protein insertase YidC: MRKKLLLLTTLLFGVFLMSGCASAETEGAFFHDYFVYPFSYLIRTLGDFFNDNYGLAIIGITLIVRFALLPLAIRMAAKQKVMREKMEIIKPEMEAIQKRIKAAKTKEDQMKAQQEMMQLYSKHNFNPFSIGCLPALIQIPIWMGLYYAIRITPEIADHSFLWFNLGETDLVLASIAAVAYYFQFKVSMFNMPPEQQQQMKIMALFSPVMILVASLSTASALALYWVVSGIFLIGQTYLTKKLYGPEPKVATASSGQKGSTSKKK; the protein is encoded by the coding sequence GTGCGGAAAAAATTATTATTATTAACAACATTATTATTCGGAGTATTTTTAATGTCCGGTTGTGCAAGTGCGGAAACAGAAGGAGCATTTTTTCATGATTACTTTGTCTATCCCTTCTCCTACTTGATTCGAACTTTAGGTGATTTTTTTAACGATAATTACGGACTAGCTATCATCGGTATTACGCTAATTGTTCGCTTCGCCCTTTTGCCTCTCGCAATTCGAATGGCAGCAAAACAAAAGGTTATGCGGGAGAAAATGGAAATCATTAAACCAGAGATGGAAGCAATTCAAAAACGAATTAAAGCGGCAAAAACGAAAGAAGATCAAATGAAAGCCCAACAAGAAATGATGCAACTATATTCAAAGCATAACTTTAATCCGTTTTCCATCGGCTGTTTGCCAGCATTAATCCAAATTCCTATTTGGATGGGCTTATATTACGCGATTCGCATTACCCCTGAAATTGCTGACCATTCGTTTTTATGGTTTAACTTAGGGGAGACGGATCTCGTGTTAGCTAGCATAGCAGCCGTTGCTTATTACTTCCAATTTAAAGTTTCCATGTTTAATATGCCTCCGGAACAACAGCAACAAATGAAAATTATGGCTCTATTTTCTCCAGTGATGATTTTAGTTGCTTCCCTATCTACCGCATCTGCATTGGCATTGTACTGGGTTGTCAGTGGGATCTTTCTAATTGGACAAACGTATTTAACGAAAAAATTATACGGTCCTGAACCGAAAGTAGCAACGGCTAGTAGCGGACAAAAGGGATCGACTTCAAAGAAAAAATAA